The following are encoded in a window of Brevibacillus sp. DP1.3A genomic DNA:
- a CDS encoding sensor histidine kinase: MTSPIQPKNHRVLIIMLVSGILVLILTCVSIAISYFNTIQSVRLSIANQSMKAASTVADSLDVDAYQEFLRNPVKETPAYKRIEQQLNLAREQFGLLYLYTIQVNEDRQSGRAMIVARPPSAQQNFDIGMPIVLSSEHIQMIYEGSSAYYSDIIRDPNYGVYMSAGAPLRDREGRIIGIIGVDTDVAIVEDIGNDVVRSSIPVFAIQGLFVVVLIFLVLCMERWYQRAIKAAVGETEETYQDELRSVICSMRSIRHDFVNHMQVLYGLIECGYYPKARDYVQSLLKETKLLDLTVRFANPALMVLLHTKWEQAKSKQIVMQFEECSDPIDSIPSIDLIKILSNLIDNAIEAAELADGEKRVSIHFCCDEEHVIFRVENTGPEIWPEQRARIFENGYTTKTEKKCGSRGTGLTIVDSVVHKYKGKIEVWSERGITRFTVRLPVK; this comes from the coding sequence ATGACGAGTCCAATACAACCAAAAAATCATAGAGTTCTAATCATTATGCTCGTTTCTGGCATCCTTGTTTTGATCTTGACTTGTGTAAGCATCGCGATTTCCTATTTCAATACGATTCAATCCGTCCGACTCTCCATTGCGAATCAAAGCATGAAAGCTGCTTCTACGGTAGCAGACAGTCTAGATGTTGACGCGTATCAGGAGTTTTTACGAAATCCGGTAAAAGAGACGCCCGCCTATAAACGAATCGAACAGCAATTGAATCTAGCGCGTGAGCAGTTCGGTCTGCTGTATTTATACACGATTCAAGTCAATGAAGACAGGCAGAGTGGTCGCGCGATGATCGTCGCAAGACCTCCAAGTGCGCAGCAAAATTTTGATATCGGTATGCCTATTGTTCTATCTTCTGAGCACATTCAAATGATTTACGAAGGATCATCAGCGTACTACTCAGATATTATCAGAGATCCAAATTACGGGGTCTACATGTCTGCGGGTGCGCCGCTTAGAGATAGAGAAGGAAGAATCATCGGAATCATCGGAGTAGATACGGACGTAGCCATCGTCGAGGACATTGGAAATGATGTCGTTCGTAGCAGCATTCCTGTTTTTGCGATTCAAGGTTTGTTTGTCGTCGTACTCATCTTCCTGGTTCTTTGCATGGAACGCTGGTACCAACGCGCCATCAAGGCAGCAGTTGGCGAGACGGAAGAAACCTATCAGGATGAATTGCGCTCAGTCATTTGTTCGATGCGCTCCATACGCCATGATTTCGTCAATCACATGCAAGTGCTCTACGGTTTGATCGAATGCGGATATTATCCAAAAGCACGAGATTACGTGCAGTCGTTGCTGAAGGAAACCAAGCTTCTGGACCTCACCGTGAGGTTTGCGAATCCTGCCTTAATGGTATTGCTTCACACCAAATGGGAGCAGGCTAAATCCAAACAAATCGTGATGCAATTTGAAGAATGTTCTGATCCAATCGATAGCATTCCTTCCATTGATCTGATCAAAATTTTATCGAATCTTATTGATAATGCGATTGAAGCGGCGGAGTTAGCGGATGGGGAAAAGCGAGTCAGCATTCATTTTTGCTGTGATGAAGAACACGTTATTTTCCGAGTGGAAAATACAGGACCGGAAATATGGCCAGAACAACGTGCACGTATTTTCGAGAATGGCTATACCACGAAAACAGAGAAAAAATGTGGCTCGCGTGGAACGGGTCTGACGATCGTAGATTCAGTTGTTCACAAGTACAAGGGGAAAATTGAGGTTTGGTCCGAGCGGGGAATCACGAGATTTACCGTCCGGTTGCCAGTGAAATAG
- a CDS encoding M20 family metallopeptidase, whose amino-acid sequence MEEKWFARLQEIYPDLVTFRRDLHMYPELSFQEENTAKKVADKLASFGIEVQTGVGGMGVVGLLRGGKPGKTVALRADFDALPIQDEKEVPYKSRIPGVMHACGHDIHTSGLLGVAQVLSEFRDELPGNVVFLHQFAEELPPGGAKAMVEAGCLEGVDVVYGAHVASELPVGTVGIGHGYITAAADSFEIVLYGKGGHGAYPHTSVDPIVLGSQVVMNLQQIASRQVDPLKQVVLSVCSFVGGGEAFNVIPDQVRLKGTVRTYDEEVRVAVEQSLKRIVEASCQAVDATCEIVYQRGYPATWNDETETPLFVAEAKRIFGEERVLKIPPGMGGEDFAYFAQERPATFFMVGGRNPEIQATYPHHHPKFDVDERSMIQTGQLFIAALLAYQARHQ is encoded by the coding sequence ATGGAAGAAAAATGGTTTGCCCGGCTGCAGGAGATTTATCCAGATCTTGTTACATTCAGACGTGATTTGCATATGTATCCCGAGCTTTCCTTTCAGGAGGAAAACACAGCGAAGAAAGTAGCAGACAAGCTGGCTTCTTTTGGTATAGAAGTCCAAACCGGTGTCGGCGGCATGGGCGTTGTCGGTCTCCTGAGGGGTGGAAAGCCAGGAAAAACAGTTGCGTTGCGCGCTGACTTCGATGCCTTGCCCATTCAAGATGAAAAAGAAGTACCGTACAAGTCCCGCATTCCAGGCGTTATGCATGCCTGCGGTCACGATATACATACCTCCGGACTTTTGGGAGTCGCACAAGTGTTGAGCGAGTTCCGTGATGAGCTCCCAGGAAATGTGGTATTCCTGCATCAGTTCGCGGAAGAGCTGCCACCTGGTGGCGCCAAAGCCATGGTAGAGGCGGGTTGCCTCGAAGGAGTCGATGTCGTGTATGGCGCGCATGTCGCCTCCGAGCTTCCCGTAGGCACTGTCGGGATTGGTCATGGCTACATTACGGCAGCAGCAGATAGCTTCGAGATCGTCTTGTACGGAAAAGGCGGACACGGTGCTTATCCTCATACCTCCGTTGATCCAATCGTATTGGGAAGTCAGGTTGTCATGAATTTGCAGCAGATTGCCAGCCGTCAGGTAGATCCGCTAAAACAAGTCGTTTTGTCTGTTTGCTCCTTCGTGGGCGGGGGCGAGGCGTTCAACGTCATCCCTGATCAAGTAAGGCTAAAGGGCACAGTCCGTACGTATGACGAGGAAGTGAGAGTCGCGGTCGAGCAATCTCTGAAACGCATCGTGGAAGCCAGCTGCCAGGCTGTAGACGCTACTTGCGAAATCGTGTACCAACGCGGCTACCCAGCTACTTGGAACGATGAGACAGAGACTCCGCTGTTTGTAGCAGAAGCCAAACGTATTTTTGGTGAGGAGCGCGTTTTGAAAATCCCACCTGGCATGGGCGGAGAGGATTTTGCTTACTTTGCCCAAGAGCGCCCCGCTACCTTCTTCATGGTCGGTGGACGCAACCCGGAGATTCAGGCGACGTATCCGCATCACCATCCCAAATTCGATGTCGATGAGCGCTCCATGATTCAAACCGGTCAGTTATTCATTGCAGCGTTGCTTGCCTATCAGGCACGTCATCAATAA
- a CDS encoding TrmB family transcriptional regulator, translated as MLQTFGFSLYESKVYEALASSGEPLDAAMVVKHSGVPKAKIYEVLNRLVEKGMVLDTVSEKKKRYTALPLDSLVEKLTRQFQTDVKKLTSSLSHKTVRDDRVWSLKVNESIRAECKQLIQRATRSIRISAWSDDFLEYVPLLEMKEKEGLEIEALVIGQINTKLSCVHSFIPVQEHQGLERYQLIVADQDEMIFAGEEDTGWHAIKTRGQPFVKFFADSFYHDVALTKITQKYVDQLFDDEEIRKMIIRLRY; from the coding sequence ATGCTGCAAACATTTGGTTTTTCTCTGTATGAGAGTAAAGTTTATGAAGCGTTGGCGTCTAGCGGCGAGCCTCTCGATGCAGCAATGGTCGTGAAGCATTCGGGGGTGCCAAAGGCAAAAATTTACGAGGTGTTGAATCGTCTGGTAGAAAAGGGGATGGTCCTTGACACCGTATCAGAAAAGAAAAAGCGGTATACAGCCCTTCCTTTGGACAGCTTGGTAGAAAAGCTGACCCGCCAATTTCAAACAGACGTCAAAAAATTGACCAGCTCCCTTTCTCATAAAACCGTACGCGATGACCGGGTCTGGAGCCTGAAGGTTAATGAATCGATCCGCGCTGAATGCAAACAATTGATCCAACGAGCAACACGGTCTATTCGCATCTCTGCCTGGTCCGATGATTTTTTGGAGTATGTACCCCTACTGGAGATGAAAGAAAAAGAAGGGTTGGAGATCGAAGCCTTGGTCATCGGGCAGATTAACACCAAGCTCTCCTGTGTTCATTCCTTTATCCCTGTGCAAGAGCATCAAGGCTTGGAGCGCTATCAGCTAATCGTAGCGGACCAAGATGAAATGATTTTTGCAGGCGAGGAGGACACGGGCTGGCATGCGATCAAGACACGCGGTCAACCGTTCGTCAAATTTTTTGCCGATTCTTTCTACCATGATGTCGCGCTGACAAAAATCACCCAAAAATATGTGGATCAACTGTTTGACGATGAAGAAATCCGCAAGATGATCATCCGCCTCCGATACTGA
- a CDS encoding immune inhibitor A domain-containing protein produces the protein MKKGKKLLSVLFSSSLVLSTFVAAPTAGLAKSKEDKHDLQVDLSTVNLDRLIKGLIEQGIIDEDADQEEIDEALLEYFEDKKVPHGVDETSSYGKEASRGQQAALADAVQKVAEMEDGDEVRSSKRLHTDNIVVALIEFPDREHNQLPKVSDSLWTEDFNEKHYKEMLFDQKGYETPEGIGMTTMAKYFYLQSGRSWTVDGVVTPWQMAENGYKYYGGNSKAGDDSNPRDLVIETLEAVGESIAGKEELYDQRDPYDIDGDGDLMEPDGNLDNLMLVHAGIGEETGEDPDAIWSHRWTLKKPVDIPGTSLKAFDYMIQPEDGAPGVFTHEYGHNLGLPDLYDTSRKGKDSPVGAWSLMSSGSHTGKVFQTEPTGLDPWSKMVLQQMFGGNWIAPTVLDYKDVEKRKRTVPLIDASSTEKSGKVVKLNMPKVEKKPPVEPKDGGYAYFSDEGNKLNTKMTSDVIDLSGVSSATMKFDSWRSIEEGYDYLSVNVIDADTGEKKEVQKFDDVTNGWDKEEISLNEFVGKKVQVEFNYVTDVAFVLDGFYLDNFEVEADGQVIFADDAEGEKKFKLDGFVHFDGKGKMYDAYYLVELRSHEGIDAGLKHFRRNDSFFTYDPGMVIWYFDGRYERTRDNNTSQHPGYGLLGVVDAHQEVRYWNNDEGNKNAIADSRYQVNDAAFSPNKTSGMDLDYIYGTMEYEPLKGVKEFDDSDDFSMPEVPEVGKILQQIGLQIKLKKVDKKFTEASVEFSIDKK, from the coding sequence GTGAAGAAAGGCAAAAAGCTCTTATCCGTTTTATTTTCCTCCTCACTCGTGCTCAGTACTTTTGTGGCTGCACCTACAGCTGGTTTGGCCAAATCAAAAGAGGACAAGCATGATCTGCAAGTAGACTTGTCCACTGTTAACCTGGATCGACTGATTAAAGGGTTAATAGAGCAAGGAATCATTGATGAAGACGCCGATCAGGAAGAGATTGACGAGGCGTTGCTCGAGTACTTCGAAGACAAAAAAGTACCGCACGGCGTTGATGAAACGTCCTCTTACGGTAAGGAAGCGAGCAGAGGACAGCAGGCAGCATTGGCTGATGCTGTGCAGAAAGTGGCTGAGATGGAGGACGGCGATGAAGTGCGCTCTTCCAAACGTCTACATACCGATAACATTGTTGTCGCTCTTATTGAGTTCCCTGACCGGGAGCATAACCAGTTACCAAAAGTGAGTGATTCGCTTTGGACGGAAGACTTCAACGAAAAGCACTACAAAGAGATGCTGTTTGATCAGAAGGGGTACGAAACTCCTGAAGGAATCGGCATGACAACAATGGCGAAATACTTCTATCTGCAATCGGGAAGATCTTGGACGGTTGACGGTGTGGTAACGCCTTGGCAAATGGCAGAGAATGGCTACAAGTATTATGGTGGAAACTCCAAGGCCGGTGACGATTCCAATCCGCGCGATCTGGTAATCGAGACGCTTGAGGCAGTTGGGGAATCCATTGCTGGGAAAGAGGAATTGTATGATCAGCGCGATCCGTATGACATCGATGGTGATGGAGACCTGATGGAGCCGGATGGCAATCTGGACAACCTCATGCTCGTTCATGCAGGGATCGGAGAAGAGACAGGGGAAGACCCAGATGCGATCTGGTCTCACCGTTGGACCTTGAAAAAACCAGTGGATATTCCAGGCACAAGCCTCAAAGCGTTTGATTACATGATCCAGCCTGAAGATGGCGCACCAGGTGTATTCACTCACGAATATGGACACAATCTCGGTTTGCCAGACTTGTATGACACGTCAAGAAAAGGTAAAGATTCTCCAGTAGGTGCTTGGTCTCTCATGTCGTCTGGTAGCCATACAGGTAAAGTCTTCCAAACGGAACCTACTGGCCTTGATCCTTGGTCCAAAATGGTTCTGCAACAAATGTTTGGCGGCAACTGGATTGCTCCGACTGTTCTGGACTACAAGGATGTAGAAAAACGCAAGAGAACGGTTCCGCTCATCGATGCGAGCAGCACCGAGAAAAGCGGAAAAGTCGTTAAGCTGAATATGCCGAAAGTTGAAAAGAAACCGCCAGTTGAGCCAAAAGATGGTGGATACGCATACTTCTCGGATGAAGGCAACAAACTTAACACCAAAATGACTTCCGATGTGATCGATTTGTCTGGGGTCAGCTCCGCAACGATGAAATTCGATTCATGGAGAAGCATTGAGGAAGGTTATGACTACCTGTCCGTCAATGTGATTGATGCGGATACAGGTGAGAAAAAAGAAGTACAGAAATTCGATGATGTAACAAATGGCTGGGACAAAGAAGAAATCAGCCTGAATGAGTTTGTCGGCAAAAAAGTGCAAGTTGAGTTTAACTATGTGACAGACGTTGCTTTCGTATTGGACGGCTTCTATCTCGATAACTTTGAAGTAGAGGCAGATGGACAAGTCATCTTCGCGGATGATGCAGAGGGTGAGAAGAAGTTCAAATTGGATGGCTTCGTCCACTTCGATGGAAAAGGTAAAATGTACGATGCGTACTACCTGGTTGAGCTGCGCTCTCACGAAGGAATTGACGCTGGACTGAAGCACTTCCGCCGTAACGACTCCTTCTTCACGTATGATCCAGGTATGGTGATCTGGTACTTTGATGGTCGCTACGAAAGAACACGTGATAACAATACGAGCCAGCATCCAGGCTACGGCTTACTCGGTGTAGTAGATGCCCATCAAGAAGTACGTTACTGGAACAATGATGAGGGTAACAAAAACGCAATTGCAGACTCCCGCTATCAGGTGAACGATGCTGCGTTTAGCCCGAACAAAACATCCGGTATGGATCTGGATTACATCTATGGAACGATGGAATACGAGCCGTTGAAAGGCGTTAAGGAGTTTGACGACAGTGATGACTTCTCGATGCCGGAAGTACCGGAAGTCGGAAAAATCCTGCAGCAAATTGGTTTGCAAATTAAGCTGAAAAAAGTAGACAAAAAGTTTACGGAAGCTTCGGTTGAGTTCTCTATTGATAAAAAATAA
- a CDS encoding ferredoxin family protein, translating into MQDLPKGQSIEEKQYLVRFKADTESHLHVLSADVCATQCPDKLCTIFCPAEVYKWEEVRMHVGYEGCHECGSCRIGCPYENIKWVYPKGGHGIIFRLG; encoded by the coding sequence ATGCAGGATCTACCGAAGGGCCAGTCAATCGAGGAGAAACAGTACCTTGTGCGCTTCAAAGCAGATACGGAGTCACATTTGCATGTGCTCTCTGCAGATGTTTGTGCGACGCAATGCCCTGATAAGCTCTGTACCATCTTCTGTCCTGCGGAAGTATACAAATGGGAAGAAGTGCGGATGCACGTCGGTTACGAAGGGTGTCACGAATGTGGGAGCTGCCGCATTGGTTGTCCGTACGAAAATATAAAATGGGTGTATCCGAAGGGTGGACACGGAATCATTTTCAGACTCGGGTAA
- a CDS encoding MFS transporter, whose protein sequence is MNPRVFILAIATFVVGTVELIIGGTLDLIARDLQVSISAAGQLITIFSLAFAIAAPLLLHVTRRVERKKLYMYALAAFFLSNVLAALSPSYAVLMTARILSAASSSILIVLSITIATSLVEPAYRGRAIGVIFMGISGSLVLGVPVGLALGNAFGWRAPFWLIAALSIVAMIFILLFLPKVQTAPPIPLRDQMTTLRSGKLFSALFIVLLMLTGHLTLYAYFTPYLQTTMNVDATTLSWIYLLFGIAAVAGGGIGGWISDKWGATKSILFIIPVFGLIMCVLPFFAGSLYLFLPIMVIWSALSWAISPAQQNYLISCSPATADIQLSLNTSAQHLGIALGSLAGGLVVERSSVIYTPWVGAVFVLLSFGFAFYSISRPFQAQESQVAQPAPGQNA, encoded by the coding sequence TTGAATCCACGTGTCTTCATCTTAGCGATTGCTACCTTTGTTGTAGGTACGGTGGAATTGATTATCGGTGGTACGCTCGATCTGATTGCTCGTGATCTTCAGGTATCGATTAGCGCTGCCGGACAATTGATCACCATATTCTCCCTTGCATTTGCCATTGCCGCTCCTCTGCTCCTACATGTTACAAGGCGTGTCGAGCGCAAAAAGCTATACATGTATGCATTAGCGGCCTTTTTCCTAAGTAATGTGCTCGCGGCACTTAGTCCGAGCTACGCTGTATTAATGACGGCACGCATCTTGAGCGCAGCAAGCAGTTCCATCCTGATTGTGCTGTCGATTACCATTGCGACAAGTCTTGTGGAACCTGCTTATCGCGGCCGTGCCATTGGCGTTATTTTCATGGGGATTAGCGGTTCGCTCGTACTCGGCGTCCCTGTCGGATTGGCTCTGGGGAATGCCTTCGGATGGCGTGCCCCGTTTTGGCTAATTGCGGCTCTGAGTATCGTCGCGATGATTTTTATCCTCTTGTTTTTGCCAAAAGTACAAACTGCACCGCCCATTCCGCTGCGTGATCAAATGACTACCCTCCGTAGCGGCAAGCTATTCAGCGCATTGTTTATCGTCTTGTTAATGCTGACAGGGCACTTGACTCTGTACGCATACTTTACCCCTTATCTGCAAACGACGATGAATGTGGACGCAACGACACTGAGCTGGATTTATCTCTTGTTCGGGATTGCTGCCGTTGCAGGCGGTGGTATTGGCGGTTGGATCTCAGACAAATGGGGAGCAACCAAGAGCATTCTGTTCATCATTCCAGTGTTTGGCTTGATCATGTGTGTCTTGCCGTTTTTTGCAGGCTCTCTTTATTTGTTCTTGCCGATCATGGTAATCTGGAGTGCGCTTAGCTGGGCTATTTCGCCAGCACAGCAAAACTATTTGATCTCCTGCTCACCTGCTACCGCAGACATTCAATTAAGCTTGAATACTTCTGCCCAGCATTTAGGTATCGCCCTTGGCTCTCTGGCTGGCGGTCTCGTCGTCGAGCGGTCATCTGTCATCTACACGCCTTGGGTTGGAGCCGTGTTCGTCCTGCTTTCGTTCGGGTTTGCCTTCTACTCGATCTCACGTCCATTTCAAGCACAGGAAAGCCAAGTAGCACAGCCTGCGCCAGGACAAAATGCATAG
- a CDS encoding electron transfer flavoprotein subunit beta/FixA family protein: MLHIIACIKQVPDTKIIKMNPKTNTMDRASAPAILNPYDAHAVEEAVRLKNRYGGVVSVVTMGPPPAVKAIRKCIEIGADAGYLVTDRAFAGADTLATSYAITKAIEKIAESQPVDLVICGKMTIDGDTGQVGPGVARRLDIPPLTCVKKVVEINKEQGYAIVHRKLEDGYEVIQSTLPCLFSVEKEINEVPYSPLPNMLRAARYNPVVWSVDDLGDIDRTQLGLKGSPTIVAKVWPPEKPKGGEMLEGSVSEQIARLMEILHDKQRLFRVKEEQI, encoded by the coding sequence ATGCTGCATATTATTGCTTGCATTAAGCAGGTGCCGGACACCAAAATCATCAAGATGAATCCGAAGACGAATACGATGGATCGCGCCAGTGCACCAGCCATCCTCAACCCGTATGATGCACATGCGGTGGAGGAAGCCGTTCGGTTGAAAAATCGATATGGGGGTGTGGTCTCTGTCGTCACCATGGGACCTCCGCCAGCGGTGAAGGCTATTCGGAAATGTATCGAGATCGGAGCAGACGCAGGCTATCTGGTAACGGATCGCGCATTTGCCGGAGCAGATACATTGGCAACCAGCTATGCAATTACCAAAGCCATTGAGAAGATTGCAGAAAGCCAGCCAGTCGACCTCGTCATTTGCGGGAAGATGACTATCGATGGTGATACGGGACAAGTCGGACCGGGTGTCGCCAGAAGGTTGGATATTCCGCCGCTTACGTGTGTGAAAAAAGTAGTGGAGATAAACAAAGAACAAGGTTACGCCATCGTGCATCGAAAGCTGGAGGATGGTTATGAAGTCATTCAGTCGACCTTGCCTTGCTTGTTTTCCGTGGAGAAGGAGATTAACGAGGTACCTTATTCTCCGCTGCCCAACATGCTTCGAGCTGCTAGATATAATCCCGTTGTCTGGTCCGTCGATGACTTGGGGGATATCGATCGGACGCAGTTAGGTCTGAAGGGCTCTCCTACCATCGTTGCAAAAGTTTGGCCCCCAGAGAAGCCAAAGGGTGGCGAAATGCTCGAAGGAAGCGTCAGCGAGCAAATCGCGCGCTTGATGGAAATTTTGCACGATAAACAGCGACTGTTTCGGGTGAAGGAGGAGCAGATATGA
- a CDS encoding electron transfer flavoprotein subunit alpha/FixB family protein, whose product MNMDDFRGIWVFLEVSDGRIAPVSLELLGAGRQMADKRDVPLAGLLIGDGIKELAHTAFPYGADQVYVYDHKIFHDYRTESYMRAVIECVQKHKPEIILYGATSTGKDLASAVATDLETGLTADTTMLDVNAETGLLEASRPAFGGNIMATILCKKHRPQMATVRPKVMKALEPDESRTGVIIDESMELREEDIRTKVLKIVRETKEKVRLDEADVIVAGGKGLGSKEGFALIHRFAERIGATVGASRDAVEAGWIGHEHQVGQTGVTVTPKIYFAIGISGAIQHLVGMRNSGLIIAINKDPNALIFQSCHYGIVGDAFEIVPMLIEAFQKEPDKEVTYG is encoded by the coding sequence ATGAATATGGATGATTTTCGTGGCATCTGGGTGTTTTTAGAGGTGAGTGACGGCCGTATCGCGCCTGTGTCACTCGAGCTGCTGGGGGCGGGTAGACAAATGGCTGACAAGCGAGACGTGCCGCTTGCTGGCTTGTTAATCGGAGATGGAATCAAGGAGTTGGCCCACACGGCGTTTCCATACGGTGCGGACCAAGTGTATGTATACGATCACAAGATTTTTCATGATTACCGAACAGAGTCCTACATGCGAGCAGTTATCGAATGTGTCCAAAAGCACAAGCCAGAAATCATCTTGTATGGGGCGACTTCAACCGGAAAAGATTTGGCGAGCGCTGTCGCGACGGACTTGGAGACAGGGCTGACCGCTGACACAACCATGCTCGATGTGAACGCGGAGACAGGCTTATTGGAGGCAAGCCGTCCAGCGTTTGGCGGTAACATCATGGCAACGATTTTGTGCAAAAAACATCGCCCGCAAATGGCGACCGTTCGCCCGAAAGTCATGAAAGCGCTTGAGCCAGACGAGTCACGTACAGGAGTAATCATTGATGAAAGCATGGAGCTGCGTGAAGAAGACATTCGCACAAAAGTACTGAAAATCGTCCGGGAGACGAAGGAAAAGGTGCGGCTGGATGAGGCTGATGTGATCGTCGCTGGTGGCAAGGGACTCGGAAGCAAGGAAGGCTTTGCGCTTATTCATCGCTTCGCAGAACGAATCGGGGCAACGGTCGGGGCCAGCAGAGATGCGGTGGAAGCAGGCTGGATCGGTCATGAACATCAGGTAGGACAGACGGGAGTGACTGTCACACCCAAAATATACTTTGCCATCGGCATATCGGGAGCTATTCAGCATTTGGTCGGCATGCGCAACTCGGGATTGATCATTGCCATCAATAAAGATCCGAATGCACTCATCTTCCAGTCTTGTCACTACGGTATTGTCGGTGATGCTTTTGAAATTGTGCCAATGCTCATTGAAGCATTCCAAAAGGAGCCGGACAAGGAGGTAACGTATGGCTGA
- a CDS encoding M67 family metallopeptidase: MTRAVWDEIIRDSLEKKPNETCGLLSGRNGSAQTVWRMENILKSPVAFAMDPKQIQYVFHKMALRGEHLVGIYHSHPTAPPIPSPEDIAYCHYPEAAYLIVSLASPQPVLGCFRMEGAFARVYPYTVRN; encoded by the coding sequence ATGACCCGTGCAGTCTGGGATGAAATCATCCGAGATTCCCTGGAGAAGAAGCCAAATGAAACGTGCGGATTGCTTTCCGGTAGAAATGGGAGTGCACAGACGGTTTGGCGTATGGAAAATATATTGAAAAGCCCGGTCGCTTTCGCCATGGACCCCAAGCAGATTCAATACGTTTTCCACAAAATGGCGTTGCGCGGAGAGCATTTGGTTGGGATCTATCACTCCCACCCTACTGCACCTCCCATTCCGTCACCTGAAGATATTGCTTACTGTCATTACCCTGAGGCCGCGTATCTCATCGTTTCGCTCGCTTCTCCACAACCAGTTCTCGGCTGTTTTCGAATGGAGGGGGCTTTTGCTCGGGTGTATCCTTATACAGTCCGTAACTAG
- a CDS encoding FAD-dependent oxidoreductase produces MAEKFDVIIVGAGPAGTACAYTLAKAGVNVLLMERGEYPGSKNVMGGVLYRKTMEDIIPEFYKEAPVERPIVEQRFMMLDKESAINFSYKGMEWAQEPYNNFTVLRAKFDQWFADKAVQQGALLLNETVALQCIVENGKVVGVKTDRPDGDLYADVVVLADGVNSLLAKSLGFHKEFRPDEVALAVMEVLKLDRKIIEDRFNLEGDHGCTIEIFGDSTKGILGTAWLYTNKDSLNIGVGTMLSGLIKNKIKPYELLDYVKNHPMIRPYIQGCEQQEYLAHLIPEGGYRSIPKVVGNGVLVVGDAAQLVNAIHREGSNMAMASGVMAAETILAAKEAGDYSEKMLDEYRINLLNSFVGQDLKKYKDATHHFEKFPQYIEQYIPMMNKAASQMFTVDGSSKWSKQKKIWSDLGSAKDKWKMARDLMNAWRVMK; encoded by the coding sequence ATGGCTGAGAAATTTGATGTAATCATTGTCGGAGCAGGTCCGGCTGGAACGGCTTGTGCTTATACGCTTGCCAAGGCGGGTGTAAATGTACTGTTGATGGAGCGCGGGGAATATCCGGGTTCCAAAAACGTCATGGGAGGTGTTTTGTATCGCAAAACGATGGAAGACATCATTCCCGAATTTTACAAGGAGGCGCCTGTTGAACGGCCGATCGTTGAGCAGCGGTTCATGATGCTCGATAAGGAATCAGCCATCAATTTCAGTTATAAGGGCATGGAGTGGGCCCAGGAGCCCTATAACAATTTCACGGTGTTGCGAGCGAAATTTGACCAATGGTTTGCAGATAAAGCTGTACAGCAGGGAGCACTTTTACTCAATGAGACCGTTGCTTTGCAGTGCATTGTTGAAAATGGCAAGGTAGTCGGTGTCAAAACAGATCGACCGGATGGGGATCTATACGCAGATGTTGTCGTTCTGGCAGACGGCGTCAACTCCTTGCTGGCGAAATCGTTAGGTTTCCACAAAGAGTTTCGCCCAGATGAAGTAGCGCTCGCTGTCATGGAAGTACTGAAGCTGGATCGCAAAATAATCGAGGATCGCTTTAACTTAGAGGGCGATCACGGTTGTACGATTGAAATTTTCGGGGATTCGACCAAAGGGATTTTGGGGACGGCGTGGTTGTATACGAATAAGGACAGCTTGAACATTGGGGTAGGGACGATGCTGTCAGGTCTGATCAAAAACAAGATCAAGCCGTATGAGTTGTTGGACTATGTAAAAAATCACCCGATGATTCGGCCGTATATCCAAGGTTGTGAGCAGCAGGAATACTTGGCGCACCTGATTCCCGAGGGGGGATATCGTTCCATTCCCAAAGTTGTCGGCAATGGTGTACTTGTTGTAGGAGATGCTGCCCAGCTCGTCAATGCGATCCATCGAGAGGGATCGAATATGGCAATGGCATCTGGTGTCATGGCGGCGGAAACGATCCTGGCGGCAAAAGAGGCAGGGGACTATTCCGAAAAAATGCTCGACGAATACCGAATCAATCTATTGAACAGCTTTGTCGGTCAAGATTTGAAAAAGTATAAGGACGCAACGCATCACTTTGAAAAATTCCCGCAGTATATCGAACAGTACATTCCGATGATGAACAAAGCGGCGAGTCAAATGTTCACGGTTGATGGCAGCTCGAAATGGAGCAAGCAGAAGAAAATCTGGAGCGACCTCGGCTCTGCGAAGGACAAATGGAAAATGGCGCGTGACTTGATGAATGCGTGGAGGGTGATGAAGTGA